The proteins below come from a single Cannabis sativa cultivar Pink pepper isolate KNU-18-1 chromosome 3, ASM2916894v1, whole genome shotgun sequence genomic window:
- the LOC115710740 gene encoding uncharacterized protein LOC115710740, with amino-acid sequence MLNVHKAGLVGLLETRVKAQKLGALYVNMLKGWCFTSNIAWHEGGRIIVAWNPFSYSVNILNCTSQLIHLLVATLDGKHRFYVTFVYAFNKLKGRKMLWSDLKNIATHEPWMVMGDFNEILFKEERMGEMVKYNAANDFIDCVGICQLKDIKFGGSYYTWNNKRQGSDRICSKIDRVLANQKWLDNFPNAEAIFSAEGLFDHTPTIVSMYHEILSGKKPFNYFRMWTSHSRYAEIVKGVWQQIISGSKMYQVISKLKKLKVAFKELNKKDFLNIQEVTEKAREELKDLQKKLQTEPLNHELIDKEVAARHKYGHLLKGLTSFLQ; translated from the coding sequence ATGTTAAATGTTCATAAGGCTGGTCTTGTTGGTCTCCTCGAGACGAGAGTTAAGGCCCAGAAACTTGGGGCCTTATATGTTAATATGCTCAAGGGGTGGTGCTTCACTTCGAATATTGCTTGGCATGAAGGAGGGCGTATAATTGTGGCATGGAATCCTTTCAGTTACTCGGTGAACATACTCAATTGTACCAGCCAGCTTATTCATCTTTTAGTTGCAACTTTAGATGGTAAGCATAGGTTCTATGTTACATTTGTTTATGCCTTCAACAAGTTGAAAGGGAGGAAGATGTTGTGGTCAGATTTAAAGAACATTGCTACTCATGAACCATGGATGGTTATGGGTGATTTCAATGAAATTTTGTTCAAAGAAGAAAGAATGGGCGAGATGGTGAAGTATAATGCAGCAAACGACTTCATAGATTGTGTGGGGATCTGCCAATTAAAAGACATAAAGTTTGGTGGTAGCTACTATACTTGGAACAACAAAAGACAAGGAAGTGACAGAATTTGCTCAAAGATTGATAGAGTTCTTGCCAACCAGAAATGGTTAGATAATTTCCCAAATGCTGAAGCCATTTTTTCAGCTGAGGGGTTATTTGACCATACGCCTACTATTGTCTCTATGTACCATGAAATACTTAGTGGAAAAAAACCATTCAATTATTTTAGAATGTGGACTTCCCATTCGAGGTATGCAGAGATAGTGAAAGGAGTCTGGCAACAAATAATCTCTGGTTCCAAAATGTATCAGgttatttcaaaattgaagaaaCTTAAAGTAGCTTTCAAAGAATTAAATAAGAAGGATTTCTTAAACATACAAGAAGTGACTGAAAAAGCAAGAGAAGAACTGAAAGATCTCCAAAAGAAATTACAAACAGAGCCTCTGAACCATGAATTAATCGACAAAGAAGTGGCTGCTAGACACAAGTATGGGCATCTTCTCAAGGGTCTGACTTCATTTTTGCAATAG